From Rutidosis leptorrhynchoides isolate AG116_Rl617_1_P2 chromosome 3, CSIRO_AGI_Rlap_v1, whole genome shotgun sequence, a single genomic window includes:
- the LOC139900233 gene encoding uncharacterized protein → MDINWMSSSRNSSAYKKGLDNFIDYIFKKEGVNGEIACPCNECVNLKWVVRYDARTDLLCDGFYKGYTIQTSISEPCDIPMEDAEDDMIGLVSDTHHWFDDNILETEDHSLPNKSAKKFYKRLESAKQELYPGCKNFSILSFVVRLFHSKCIGKCNDKGFSMIIDTLREAFPEAAIPKSLYDLRKLIRDLGLGYEKIDACPNDCMLYWKQNKDKMECVVCHTSRYKTSEDDSDDEENLTANDHNKVPAKVLRYFPLIPRLQRLYMSSEAAASMRWHEEGRTKDGLLRHPADSPAWQTFDHKYPKFSKESRNVMLGLASVGFNPFGNISNSHSTWPIVLIPYNLPPWMCMKKPYFMLTLLIPGPSAPGNNIDVYL, encoded by the coding sequence ATGGACATAAATTGGATGTCTAGCTCGAGAAATTCTTCTGCATATAAAAAAGGTCTTGATAATTTTATtgattatatatttaaaaaggaGGGTGTAAATGGTGAGATAGCATGCCCATGCAATGAGTGTGTTAATCTAAAATGGGTTGTACGGTATGATGCTAGAACAGATCTACTATGTGATGGTTTTTATAAAGGCTATACAATTCAAACTTCGATCAGCGAACCTTGTGACATTCCTATGGAAGATGCAGAAGATGACATGATAGGATTGGTGTCTGACACCCATCATTGGTTTGATGATAACATACTTGAAACTGAAGATCATAGCTTACCAAACAAAAGTGCCAAAAAGTTTTATAAAAGATTGGAGAGTGCAAAGCAAGAACTATACCCCGGATGTAAAAATTTCTCTATTCTTTCTTTCGTAGTTAGACTATTTCATAGCAAGTGTATTGGCAAATGTAATGACAAGGGTTTCAGCATGATCATTGATACTTTAAGGGAAGCCTTCCCGGAAGCAGCCATACCTAAGTCACTGTATGATCTACGAAAGTTAATAAGAGATTTAGGACTAGGTTATGAAAAAATCGATGCATGCCCTAATGATTGTATGTTGTATTGGAAACAAAACAAGGATAAAATGGAGTGTGTCGTATGTCACACGTCACGGTATAAAACAAGTGAAGATGATTCAGATGATGAGGAAAACTTAACTGCCAATGATCATAATAAGGTCCCAGCAAAGGTTTTGCGTTACTTTCCTCTCATCCCGCGTTTGCAAAGGTTATATATGTCATCTGAAGCTGCTGCCTCCATGAGATGGCACGAAGAGGGTCGCACGAAAGATGGTTTACTGAGACATCCGGCAGATTCACCAGCTTGGCAAACATTTGATCATAAATATCCTAAATTTTCAAAGGAATCCCGTAATGTCATGCTTGGTTTAGCGAGTGTCGGGTTTAACCCTTTTGGAAATATAAGTAATTCCCATAGTACATGGCCTATTGTATTGATTCCATATAATCTACCTCCTTGGATGTGCATGAAAAAACCCTATTTCATGCTTACTCTACTAATACCAGGACCATCTGCGCCAGGGAATAATATAGATGTATATTTGTAA